The DNA region TTCTCGAAGGGCATGGTGGCGTCGAGCATGAGCACGACAACCTCGGCGAAGCGGATGGCCCTTAGCGTATCGCCGACCGAAAGCTTTTCGAGCTTGGTCTCCACACGCGCCTTCTTGCGCATGCCGGCCGTGTCGAAGAGCTTGATCGAGCGATCGCGCCAGACCCAGTCGACCGAGATCGAATCGCGCGTGATGCCGGCTTCCGGCCCTGTCAGCAGCCGCTCCTCGCCGAGCATGGTGTTGATCAGGGTCGACTTACCTGCATTGGGCCGTCCGACCACCGCGACACGGATCGGCTTGGTCGGATCGATCGGGACTTCGGCTTCGTCATCGTCGCTGAACACGATCTCGGCGGATTCCGCAGCCTCTTCCTCTTCGGTCTCCGGCTCGATCCGCTCGAAGGGCAGCAGCGCGGCGAAGAGATCCGCCATGCCTTCGCCATGCTCGGCCGAGATGGCGACCGGCTCGCCAAAGCCGAGGCTATAGGCCTCGAAGACGCCCGCCTCCCCGACCTTGCCTTCGGCTTTGTTGGCGATCAGCACCACCGGCTTGCCGACGCGGCGAAGGACCTCGGCGAAATGCTCGTCGACCGGCGTGATGCCGGCGCGCGCATCGATCACGAACAAGGCGACGTCGGCTTCGGCGATCGCCGCGTCCGTCTGCATCTGCATCCGGCCCTCAAGCGAGGCGGGATCCGCCTCTTCGAGACCCGCGGTGTCGATGATGGTGAAGTAGAGATCACCGATCTTGGCCTCGCCTGGCCGACGATCGCGCGTGACACCGGGCGTATCGTCGACAAGGGCAATCTTCGAGCCGACAAGGCGGTTGAAGAGGGTCGATTTGCCAACATTGGGGCGGCCAATGATCGCCGCGGTAAAGCTCATGATGTCGTTTCCGATCCGTCGAGCCGGTGACTGGGCGCTACGCCGAGCCCCGACCCACAAGATGCGCGGCAGGGCCGCAAAAATCAAAGCCCGGGACCTGCCCGGGCTTGTCAGCTCCGCCTTTTGGGCGCTGCGTCAGCTTTTCGCCGCGGGTGCCGGCTCGCCGGCCTTGCTCTTGATCAGCTCCAGCATCAGCTGGACCCGATTCTTCATCGCATCCGATGCCGTCGGGTCGCCGGCGATATCGTTAAAGTAGCCACGCGCGGCCTCGACATCCCCTGCCCGCCAGGCCGTGAGCCCGAGGATCTCGCGCGACGCATTGCGCCAGGGCCCGCCGGTGGAAGCCAGATCGCCGATGCGGGTCTTCATGGCCGCGAGATCGGCGCTGTCGACCAGGAGCAGCGCCGCGCGAAGGCGCGAAAGCGCCTTCAGCAGGGGCGGCGTCGAGGGAGAGGCAGCGAGGTCGTCAAAAGCCTTCACGGCCTCATCGGTCTTGCCGGCGCCGGCGAGTTCCGAAGCGGAACGCAGCTGGGCGAGAATCGGATAGCCGCCGGTCCCGGTCGTCGAGAGGTCGGCGAGTGCCTTCATGGCGTCGTCATGCTTGCCGTCATCGGCCAGTTGCAACGCCGCTACAAAGCGGTCTCCGGTCGCGGCGGCTTCGAGCGCGCGCCAATAGACCCAGCCGCGCCAGGCGGCGGTCGCCAGTACGACGAGGACGGCGGCAGCCAGGAGATAGGGCCCGAAGCGGCGCCACAGCTTCGCCGCCTTCTCCTTGCGAAGATCATCTTCGACTTCGTGAAAGATGTCGGTCATCTAGTCCTTCCGGGCCCTCATCAGCGGCGCGCACCATATCGAAGCGCTTCTGCGCTGGCAAATGGCCGTATCCCTGTTTCGAGGAGGTTCACACCTTGGCCTTGTAGACGTTCTCGGCCGTTGGAAAGGCGCGAGCCCGAACATCGCCCGCATAGGCCGAAACCGCCTCCTCGATCAGCCCAGCAAGGCTACCATAGCGCTTGACGAATTTCGGCACGCGCGGCGAAAGCCCCAGCATGTCCTCCAGGACTAGAATCTGGCCATCGCAGGCCGGCGAGGCGCCGATGCCTATCGTCGGACAGGCAACCTTTTCCGTGATTTGGCGCCCGAGCGTCTCGACCACACCCTCGACGACCATGGCGAAGGCGCCGGCCTCGTCGACAGCGAGAGCATCGGCCAGCACGGCCGCGGCGCTCTCCTCGGTCTTACCCTGAACCTTGAAGCCGCCCATGGTGTTGACCGACTGCGGCGTCAAACCGATATGGCCCATTACAGGCACGCCGCGCTCCGCCAGGAAGCGGATGGTCTCGGCCATGCGGCGACCGCCCTCCAGCTTGACCGCGCCGCAGCCGGTTTCCTTCAATACGCGAGACGCGGTCCGGAACGCCGCCGCCGGGCTCTCTTCATAGGAGCCGAATGGCAGATCAACGACGACGAGGGCATGCTTCGAGCCGCGCATCACGGCCCGGCCCTGCAGAACCATCATCTCGACGGTGACCGGAATGGTCGATTCGAGACCATGCATCACCATACCAAGCGAATCGCCCACAAGGATGAAGTCGACGAATGGATCAATGATTGCGGCAGTATGAGCATGGTAGGACGTCAGCGAGACGATCGGCTCGCCGCCCTTGCGCGCGGCAATATCGGTCGCCGTCAGCCGGCGGGACTGAACCTCAACGGACATCGGCACTCTCCCAGGGACATCGCGTCCCGTCTTCTCCCGGCGGCCTTCGAGAAACGGGCCGCTCCGGTGCTGTCCCTAGCACTATTCGCTGGGCGGTTCGACCATCGTCGACGCATGGCAGCCAAGCATCCCGACAGCAATTGTGTTCCGGACGCTACGGTCGGGATAAGTTTCGCCTGCCCTACTTACGCCTTGTTCAGTTCTCCGTGGCAAAGTGACATAGTCGTTTCCAATCGATCGAGGCTCGTTGTCCATGCTGAATGCACGGTGGATTCGCTTTGCCGCACTTGCCCTGACCGCGCTTGTGGTCGGATCGCTGCCAGCGCCCGCAAGAGCGGACGTCGTGGCGCGGATCAGCCTGTCGGCGCAGGAAATGGTAGTCTATGTGGACGGTGTCGCCCGCTATGGCTGGGCGGTGTCGACCGCACGGGCAGGCTATCGCACCCCCGTCGGAAGCTTCCGACCGACGCGGATGCACACGATGTGGTATTCGAAAAAATACGACAACGCGCCGATGCCGAGTTCGATATTCTTCCACGGCGGCTATGCCGTCCACGGTACGCAGCATATTCGCTCGCTTGGCCGCCCCGCTTCCCATGGATGCGTGCGCCTGGACCCGAACAACGCCAGGACGCTTTACAGCCTGGTCAAGAGTTCCGGGATGGAGAATGCCCGCATCATCATCACGCGCTGAGGGGAGCCCCTTTCGGCACCGTGTGAAGACCATCACTGACTTCCCCAGCAGGAAGCGTCACCTAACAGCAAGCCCAAACGGCTGCCGCCGTCCGGCATGCATCTTCAGACTATCCGGAACCTGACCATGATCGCTCGTCTCATTGCCCTTGTCGCACTCGCCGCCGTGGCAATCGGCTTTTCCCAGCCGGCTTCAGCCAATACACTTTTCCCCGCGCCCGCTGGCGTCTTCGCCAAGGTCTCTCTGTCCGGCCAGAGCATGGATGTCGTGATCAATCGCGGCAATGGCAAAGAAGAGCGATACAGCTGGAAGGTATCGACCGGCCGCAAGGGCTTTGAAACCCCGCCCGGACGCTTCCGCCCCGACTATCTCGACGAGATGCACCACTCGACAAAATATGAGAACGCGCCGATGCCTTATTCGGTGTTCTTCAACGACGGAATTGCGGTCCATGCGACCACGGAAGTAAACCACCTCGGTCGGCCGGCTTCGCATGGCTGCGTGCGGCTCGACGCCGCCAATGCGGAGGTATTCTTCCGCGCTGTCGCCGATGTCGGCATGATGCGCACCGCGATCATCGTCGAGCAGTAATACCGCTTCACCTGCATTGGTGATCATCAAGGCGCCGTCCGGCCAGGGCGGCGCCTTTTCTCTTCGTGACTATGGATCAGTCGTTTCGCCCACGACCCGGACCGCCGATAGCGCCGCCCTGGCCGAAACCGTCGCCGCCGAAATTGCCCCGGACATTGTTCCGTGGGCCCCAGCTTCCGCCCAACGACGGCGCCGAAGGCGGACTGAAGGTGGAGGAGCCGACGGTAGCCGACGGCCCGCCCCCGAGGCCGACCGAGCCGCGTAGCCCGCCGTCGACATTGCCGATCGAGTCACCCGGTATGGTCGCCGGGCTCCCGTCCATACCATTGCTCACGATCGTCCCACCCGAAAAGCGTCCAGCGGGCCCGGAGAAGCTCGGCCAATCGCGATCTCCGGGAGAGGGGCCGGGAATCCCCGGCGATCCCCCACCACCACCCTCCAGTCGCAGCCGCTGAATGCTGACGTTGCCGCCCGAGTTGACGACGACATCCATAACCGCGCGCGCCTCGCGGTCCGGGCCAACGAAGCGGTTCAACTGGGCATCGCGGAACTCGATACCAGCGCCTGAGCGGAAACCGCTACCGCTGCGCGCCACATAGGTTTCGATGGAGAGGCGATCGACGTCCTTGCCCTCGAATGGGGCATCGACATCGACATCGCGAACGCGAAGACCATTCTCGGTCGGCGTGCCGCGCACGATGACCCGCCAGCCCGCATAGCGCTCGGCGATGCCAAGCAGCGGCATATCGCCGATGCGAAGGTTCCAGCCCTGCAGCGTCGGAACGCCGACGATCTGGTTGGGCCGATCTCCGGCTGGCGAAATCTCGGTTCCGACAATCGCTCCTTCGGCGGTGCGCAGGCCGCAAACGGCTGCGCGCGCGCCGGGCTGCCACCACGACGGTCGTTCGGTGCCCGTGAGCAGCACCCGCTGCCCCAGGACGACGAGTTCGCTGTCCGAGTAGGACGCAATCGGTCCGATGACTTCGCTGATCATATCGATCCGGTCGGTGACCAGCTTACCCTTCTCTTCATGCGCAATGCTGCGCACAACGCTGCCGATCGATAGGGCGGAGGCGTCACGGCGGCGTCCATCGACCCAGACGGCGACATCCTTCGGATAGGTGATGCGCGCGTCGTTGACGTAGATACTGCCAAAACGCTGGATCGTGCCCATGAAGCCGATGGAACTCAGCCGGTTCCCGTCAGGCTCGGAGGAAATGCCCGTCCCGCCAATGCCGCGATCGGACGGCTTCTCCTCTTCGGCGCCCGCCCTCGAAGCGGCCACGCTCGAAGCCAGAACCATCCAGGACAGGAGGCGCCTACGCGAGATCGGGCCGATCATCTGCCTTCGCTCCCGTTGTCGGGCTCGCCCGGAGATGGCGACACCTGTCCTACGCCGGATGTGGGCTCCGGGGCAACGCGCTCCGAATAGACGTAGACACCAAAGATCCATCGCCAGTCGCCGGATGCGTCCGGCGGCGCTGTCGCATGCGCCTCGCGATTGGCGGTCTGCAGTGCCTCGACGGCGATTTCGCGAGAGCGCTTTTCGAGCGCCTCCGCGATCGGCTGCGATAGTCCGTCATAATGGACGGCGCGCTCAAGAAAGCGTGGTTGGGGGCTCTCGACATTGGTAACCGCCGCCGCGATGTGGTCGTGCAGGTTGCGGCCGAGATAATAGAGCTGCTGGTCGCTGCCCCGGTCCGGCACAAAGGCCGATTCGGCCAGAACGATGCGATCCGCGTCGTCCCGAGTCACCAGGCCACGGTCTATCCATTCGTCCAGCACGACGCGCGGGCGTACGTCGCGCGTCACCGATTCGACGAGCCGGTCGAATGACGGCGCGTTCCCGTCAGCTGATCGCGGCAGGGGCCGAGGCCGCCCTTGAGAATCGGCGAACTCGCTGTCCGCCAACCAGCGCGCCAGAATTCGGCTGGTGCGGGAGACCGAGACTGGGACCACGTTGACGGGAGCGCCGGCTCCCCGCAGGCGGCTCACTTCCTTGCGGTGAATTCCAGTCAACAGGCTGACGCGACTGTCGGTCTGATTTTTCGAGGGCAGCGCGAACTCGTGCTCGGCGACGTTGACGTAAAGTTCCCGCAACAGATCGGCGAGGGCCGGAAAGGTCACGCCGCTTCGGATCGCCAGACGCACGAGCGGGCGCAGCAGCCGCGCCAACGGCGTCTGTAGCTTAGAAGCATCAAGTGGTGACCGATCACTTTCTGTCATGAGTGACACATAGCTCACTCCGCGTGGGACACAATCCCATTTTTTCCCTCTAGCCACATTCCATATTTTGTGGGTAAATTTCCCACATAATTTCGCCGCAGTCGAAATCTACGGATTGGCGGCAATCGTTGAAGGCGCAGAGCCAGTTCATCGGCTCCCGGAATCCACCCGGGAGCCGAGCGGGTTGGCTCGTCCCCGGCGCCGGGTCAGACCGATGGAGTGCTTGGCTTGAATAGTTTCTTTGTTGACGCGACCGTGCCGCTGCGCTGGGGCCCCCATCCGGTGGTCGGCATACCACGGGTCGAATTCGCGATTGTCCGACAGGCACTTCGTGAGAAGAGCGGCAAGGCGGCGTTCTTCAAGGTCGAGCGATCGGGTGAGGCGCGGCTGCTCGATTCCCGCGAGATGCACTATCTCGTCGATCTGGTCGAAGGACGCCTTCGCAATATCGAAGACGCGGCCGAGCAGCCCTTCCTGGATCGGCTCGGCACCGTCGCACGGGCGATACGCGATGGCGCTGCCGCTTCCGGAAAGGAATTCGACCGCGTGTCCGCCAGCTATCTCAGCGGCCGCACCGACCGCCGGGGACTGTCCTACCAGGCATCGAAGGCGCTGATCCGAGGCCTCAAGCTTACCGGCCTCGGCCGCAGCGGTTCGCGCGAGACCCGAGATCCGCTCTCGGAACCGGGCGCGCGTTGCTTCCTCTCGACGGCCGGACTGCACTATCTCGCATCCAGCAAGCGTTCCACTCCCCTATCGGCGAGTATCTCGACGGTCCTGCACGATCTCATCCCGATCGAAAAGCCGCACCTGACCGACCGAAGTCACGCGAGAAACTTCGCCCGCGACGTGGAATGGATGTTCAACCATTGCCGCCAGATCATTGGCGTCTCAAACTACACGGCGCAGCAGGCGAGCCTTCATGCCGAGGGTCTCGGCCTTGAGCAGAATCCCCGCATCGCGGTCTCTCAGCTCGGTTCCTTCCTCAAGGCCTCGATGCAGGGCCGCGAATTGGAGCCGGTGCCGTCGCTCTTCGGCAGGAATTTCGCGCTCTACTGCTCGACGATCGAAATCCGCAAGAATCATATCCTGCTGCTGAAGCTGTGGGCGAGCCTCCTGCCGGAACTGGGCGACCGGCTGCCGAAGCTCGTGTTCTGCGGGCGCTGGGGCTGGATGTATGACGAGGTGAAGGCCTATCTGGCAAGCCATCCCCAATTGGCTGAGCACGTCGTCATCCTGAGCGACATGAGCGACGCCCAGCTCGCCTGGCTCTATCGCTCCGCCAGCTTCGGGCTCTACCCCTCCCTCGCGGAAGGCTGGGGCCTTGGCGCGGCGGAGAGCCTCGACTTCGGCCTCCCGATCATCGTCTCCGATACGCCGTCCCTCGGCGAGGCAACACAGGGCCTTATGCCGGTGTGCCCGGTATCCGATATGGAAGCCTGGCGCACGGAAGTGCGCAAGGCTGCCACCGACCCCTGCTGGGGCGACGCCTTGCGCGACCGGATTCGCCGCGACTATCGGCCCATTGACGAAAGTGCCTTCGCGATGCGTCTTCTCTCCCTCGTCCAGGCGGAGGCCCCGCTTGAACCCTCTATCGCGGAGAGTCCTGCAAGCCGGCCGGAACACACGGCAGGCTCGAGCGCCCCCATCCATGCGGAGCGCCAGAGGCTCAAGGGCATGTCGTTCGGCAAACACCGCCTTGGAAGATGGCCGGTCAGAGCAGCCGGCTCAGGACTTCCGGCGTCCAGCCCTTGACGTCATAAGCGTACCAGAAGGCGAACAGGATCACGGCGCTGATGATCGAGGTGATGATCGCCTTGCGCAGAAGCATCGGCCGGATTGGAGCGCTCGGCGCGGTGCCGAGCGTTACGCTGCCTTCATCCGACTGGGTACGGATGCCGAAGGGCAGGATCATGAAAATGACCAGCCACCAGATGATAAAATAGATGGCGATGAGACTGTAGATACGCATCGCTCAAGCCTCCTCGAGTTCGACGAGCGTCCCGAGGAAATCCTTGGGGTGCAGAAAGACGACCGGCTTGCCATGCGCCCCGATCTTTGGACGACCATCGCCGAGAATACGGGC from Kaistia algarum includes:
- the der gene encoding ribosome biogenesis GTPase Der — protein: MSFTAAIIGRPNVGKSTLFNRLVGSKIALVDDTPGVTRDRRPGEAKIGDLYFTIIDTAGLEEADPASLEGRMQMQTDAAIAEADVALFVIDARAGITPVDEHFAEVLRRVGKPVVLIANKAEGKVGEAGVFEAYSLGFGEPVAISAEHGEGMADLFAALLPFERIEPETEEEEAAESAEIVFSDDDEAEVPIDPTKPIRVAVVGRPNAGKSTLINTMLGEERLLTGPEAGITRDSISVDWVWRDRSIKLFDTAGMRKKARVETKLEKLSVGDTLRAIRFAEVVVLMLDATMPFEKQDLQIADLVAREGRALVIALNKWDLIEDRQKTMAAIREMAERLLPQVRGVPLVPLSGLTGSGIDKLMAELLRVYGLWNRRVPTAAINRWLAATLEHHPPPAVSGRRVKLRYMTQPKARPPTFVAFCSRPEALPESYTRYLLNGLREAFDLQAVPLRLTLRKGENPYENKAKKR
- a CDS encoding tetratricopeptide repeat protein — translated: MTDIFHEVEDDLRKEKAAKLWRRFGPYLLAAAVLVVLATAAWRGWVYWRALEAAATGDRFVAALQLADDGKHDDAMKALADLSTTGTGGYPILAQLRSASELAGAGKTDEAVKAFDDLAASPSTPPLLKALSRLRAALLLVDSADLAAMKTRIGDLASTGGPWRNASREILGLTAWRAGDVEAARGYFNDIAGDPTASDAMKNRVQLMLELIKSKAGEPAPAAKS
- the panB gene encoding 3-methyl-2-oxobutanoate hydroxymethyltransferase, yielding MSVEVQSRRLTATDIAARKGGEPIVSLTSYHAHTAAIIDPFVDFILVGDSLGMVMHGLESTIPVTVEMMVLQGRAVMRGSKHALVVVDLPFGSYEESPAAAFRTASRVLKETGCGAVKLEGGRRMAETIRFLAERGVPVMGHIGLTPQSVNTMGGFKVQGKTEESAAAVLADALAVDEAGAFAMVVEGVVETLGRQITEKVACPTIGIGASPACDGQILVLEDMLGLSPRVPKFVKRYGSLAGLIEEAVSAYAGDVRARAFPTAENVYKAKV
- a CDS encoding L,D-transpeptidase, which produces MLNARWIRFAALALTALVVGSLPAPARADVVARISLSAQEMVVYVDGVARYGWAVSTARAGYRTPVGSFRPTRMHTMWYSKKYDNAPMPSSIFFHGGYAVHGTQHIRSLGRPASHGCVRLDPNNARTLYSLVKSSGMENARIIITR
- a CDS encoding L,D-transpeptidase codes for the protein MIARLIALVALAAVAIGFSQPASANTLFPAPAGVFAKVSLSGQSMDVVINRGNGKEERYSWKVSTGRKGFETPPGRFRPDYLDEMHHSTKYENAPMPYSVFFNDGIAVHATTEVNHLGRPASHGCVRLDAANAEVFFRAVADVGMMRTAIIVEQ
- a CDS encoding DUF6502 family protein, with the protein product MTESDRSPLDASKLQTPLARLLRPLVRLAIRSGVTFPALADLLRELYVNVAEHEFALPSKNQTDSRVSLLTGIHRKEVSRLRGAGAPVNVVPVSVSRTSRILARWLADSEFADSQGRPRPLPRSADGNAPSFDRLVESVTRDVRPRVVLDEWIDRGLVTRDDADRIVLAESAFVPDRGSDQQLYYLGRNLHDHIAAAVTNVESPQPRFLERAVHYDGLSQPIAEALEKRSREIAVEALQTANREAHATAPPDASGDWRWIFGVYVYSERVAPEPTSGVGQVSPSPGEPDNGSEGR
- a CDS encoding glycosyltransferase; amino-acid sequence: MNSFFVDATVPLRWGPHPVVGIPRVEFAIVRQALREKSGKAAFFKVERSGEARLLDSREMHYLVDLVEGRLRNIEDAAEQPFLDRLGTVARAIRDGAAASGKEFDRVSASYLSGRTDRRGLSYQASKALIRGLKLTGLGRSGSRETRDPLSEPGARCFLSTAGLHYLASSKRSTPLSASISTVLHDLIPIEKPHLTDRSHARNFARDVEWMFNHCRQIIGVSNYTAQQASLHAEGLGLEQNPRIAVSQLGSFLKASMQGRELEPVPSLFGRNFALYCSTIEIRKNHILLLKLWASLLPELGDRLPKLVFCGRWGWMYDEVKAYLASHPQLAEHVVILSDMSDAQLAWLYRSASFGLYPSLAEGWGLGAAESLDFGLPIIVSDTPSLGEATQGLMPVCPVSDMEAWRTEVRKAATDPCWGDALRDRIRRDYRPIDESAFAMRLLSLVQAEAPLEPSIAESPASRPEHTAGSSAPIHAERQRLKGMSFGKHRLGRWPVRAAGSGLPASSP
- a CDS encoding DUF1467 family protein → MRIYSLIAIYFIIWWLVIFMILPFGIRTQSDEGSVTLGTAPSAPIRPMLLRKAIITSIISAVILFAFWYAYDVKGWTPEVLSRLL